The Selenomonas sp. AB3002 sequence CACTGGCAACTTTATCATATCCTCAGCCTTTAGTTCCGAAGCAGTAACCTTATAGAGCACATTACTGTTATCTGCCGGAGTAGCTGTCAATTCTACAATGGCCGAAGGGCGAAGCCTCCTCAGCACTTCTTCTGATAGCTTGCTGGCATGATTGTGTGCCTCATCAATGATGATAAGAGGCCGCATAAAGCTAAGCAGGTTAGCAAAGGAATGAAACATCTCCCCTGCCTCGTCCTTGTCAAAATAGTCCTGTGAAGGAATATCGCGGAAGCAGGCATCTAATGCCTCGTTAGTCTGGTAAACTTTACGTCCATCCTTGGACTTTACCCGAAAAGCTGCAAAAGTAGCTATGAAAACATTTGTCTTATCCCGCAAGTCCTGAGGCCGCAAGTGAGTAAAATCAGTAATGTCATAAACCCGCACATTGCCGCCAAACCTTTCATCCAGCACTCGACGGTTCTCTTTATGGGTACTTTGCAATACCTCCAAAGTTTGCTTGCGGATAATATCTGTAGGCACCAGCCATATTACCAGAGGATAATCCTGTTCCAAGTATTCCTCTGCCGCTACGCCAATGGCATAGGACCCCAAGAGAGTCTTGCCTCCCCCAGTGGGCAAGCGCAGGCAAATATAGGGGACATCTTCCAGCCCTTTGATACTCTTGTACTTTGCCCCATAACCTTGGGCATCCTGCTCTTTTGCAAAGGCCCGTGCAATTTTTCCATCCAGCCTTGCCGAGCCGAGAAAGGCCGCCAACTTTTTTAAGGCCGCTTCCTGATAGTTCTTTAACTGCAACATGGCGCCGCCTCCTTAATAGACCTTGATTTCTGTGGGGATATGCTTGAATGTAATCTGAAGCTGCTGCATCTTTGCTGCCCCAAAGAGAGTTCGCTCACCATAAATGACCTTGGGCCCATCATAAGGAGGCAGTATAGACATCACTTTCCTTGACAGCACATTGCCACTCTGGGGCTTTTTATCTCCCAAAATACCGTTATAAAGCAAATAGTATGCAGTACCATTATGAACGCCCAAAAGAGGGCTCTTGCCATCACCACTGTAAGGTCGCTTTGTTTCTGTAAACCAGATATGCGCCGCCAATTCAAGGAAGTTTATATCAGGGCGAATAATCTCGTACTCGTCAAATAAAGTCTCCCCCAACCGATAAAAACGGAATCCACCGCCTCCCTGCCAATTCACAGCCTTAGAAATACCGCCCAGCTCACCGTCCACTACCTTCTGCAAGCGTGGCACACAATGGGTAATGGCATGGTCCCCCATTTCAATGCCAATGTAACGGCGGTTCATCTTATGAGCTACGGCAGCAGTGGTGCCAGAGCCAAGAAAGGAATCAAGAACTAAATCACCTTCGTTAGTAGCTATTTGCAATATACGCTGAAGTAGTCTTTCCGGCTTAGGGGTTTCGAAAGTATTATCTTTACCGAACAGGGCGATAATCTCTTTTTGGGCTTCATCTGTATGACCAGCCTCATCATGAGGCCACCAAGTGTTAGGCACTATCGGAGGAGCATCCTTCAAATATGACTTTACAGAAGGCATTCCATCACCATTCTTGCCAAAGTACGCTCGTCCTTCTCTGACAATATCAAGCCATTGATCTTCAGTCCTACTCCAGCAACGCCCAGTAGGTGGCATTTTTACATTTCCCTTTAAGTTTATAATGGGGTAAGTCAAATTCGGCCTTATATTGGGAGCATCCCAGGGAATTGCCCTCCACGGTCCATTAGGATCTTTATCTGGATTTTTATATTGCTTGGACTGTGCTTCTGTCCTTGGCAACCTATTCCTAGCTTTCTTCCATACATCTGGATTTACCGCATAAACATAAATATAATTGTGCGACAAGGATACAACCGCATCATTTGAACGTGAGTATCTGCTTTGCCAAGTGGCCTTCCCCCATGCGCTTAGACACCTAAAATGAAAGATTCCTAACGCATCCTCAAAATTGCTTTATTTTCCGCAGTTTTGGCCATCTTCACCAATTTAGGCAGCAATTTTTTCAACGGGCATTCGCTCCATGTAGTATTCTTCCGGAGTCTGGTAATCGTTGCTGGAATGTATTCGCTGGCGGTTGTAGAAAATCCAAATATACTCAAATACAGCCGCCTTAGCTTCAGCGCGAGTGCGGAAATGCTTCTCGTTCAGCCATTCCTGTTTTAATGTACCCCAGAAGCTTTCCATGGGAGCGTTATCCCAACAGTTGCCTTTCCGGCTCATGCTCATCGTAAAACCATTCTGCTTTGCCATTTGGCAGTAGTCTTTGGAACAATACTGGCTTCCACGGTCAGAATGGAGGATGCAGCCGTTTACATCGCTGGTATGATTTATGGCATCCTGTAAAGCTGACATAACTAGCTGTTTGGTCATACGGCTGTCCATGGCCACTCCTACCATTTTACGGCCGCATAAATCCATCACCCCAGCTAGATAAAGCCAGCCTTCGTCTGTAGGGATATAGGTTATATCACTGACCATCTTTTCCCCAGGATGTTCCGCAGAAAAATTGCGGTTGAGAACATTTTCGGCAACAGGCATATCATGGTCTGAATATGTTGTAGCCTTATATTTACGACGTGCCTTGCCATGTATGCCGTTTGCCTTCATGATACGTTCTACACGCTTGTGGTTGACCTTAATCCCCTTTTTACGTAGCTTTCTGAAAATGCGCACGGAACCATAGGTCTTATTGGATTTTTCGTGAATTTGCTTAATGATACGTAAAAGCTCATCATTGCTTTTGTCACGTGGGCTTGGCTTGCGGGAAAGCCAAGCGTAAAAACCGCTTCTGGATACATTAGCCCATCGCACCATCTTTGCAATCGGATATTTGCCGCGGTTAGCTTCGATGTAGTAATATCGGATCACTTCAGGTTCTTGGCAAAGAAGGCGCTCGCTTTTTTTAGGAATTCATTCTCCTGTTCAAGGTCTTTAATACGCCGCTGTAGCCTTCTTAGCTCGGCATCCTCATCACGGAGCTTGCCACTGCCGACAAAGGGCTGCTCCGGATGTTTTATGTATCTTGCCTTCCAAGTGTATAGGGAACTTACGTTGACTCCTATCTCTCGGGCTACCTGGCTGGCCGGAACACCGCTCAAGACTCTTTTTACGGCTTCTTCCTTAAATTCATTACTGTATCTGTTCAATCGTATCACCTCATGAATGTATTGTACCATTCATTTCGGGTGTCCAGCAAAGCGGGTATGGGGCAAAGTTATGGTCGTAATGAAATTATTCCTGCCAAATATCTCATCACAAATGACTTTGAGATACTGCCCCTCATTATCATCTACGGTAATCCATATACTTCCATCCTCAGTTAAAAATTCTCTAAGCAATTCCAGACGAGGATATATCGTTGACAACCATATAGAATGTTCCATATTATCATCATAATGTTCAAACGCCGACTTGGTATTATATGGTGGATCTATGAAAACACACCTAACTAAACCTTTATAATAAGGCAACAATGACTTTAAGGCAGATAAGTTATCCCCTTGAATAAGCATATTATCCCCATCAGCACCATAACTTAGGCTACGGTCTTCAGTAAGCAGCCGATACGGCAAACGTCCCGCCGCCTTTACCGCCTCTTCCTTTCCATTCCATATTAGTTCCGGCATCTATGCTAAACCTCCTAATACCATAATAAGGTACTATCCATACACCAATCATAAATTATCTATAATTCATATTCTCATAAAAGGCAACTAATACTGTAATCATGAACACCACTTAATAAATACGAAATTCTATCCAAATATACTTTTAAATCCCTCTACTATAGCAGGACAAGAAGCAAGCAAATTCCCTCCTGCACCTTCCATAACGTTTCTTATTGAGCCTAGTAGTTCATAAACAATACCAAATTTAGGTCTAGGATATTTTAACTGTTGTTCTATTGTCGTTATATCCGCATTTATCTCTGCTCTATCAGATTTATTCTCTACCTGCGGTAGCACTTTTTTTATTTCTGAAATTAAATCTTTTACCATTTTTGTTCTATCATAACCAGAATTGATGTTCATACAGGCATCCTGGCCCTGCTGAAGGTATGAATGCTCAACATGCCCGATATAGTTGTTTATGGTTATATTTCCAGCTGTCTGTCGCTCTTTTTCATTAAATACCATATCATCACCCAGGACACCTTTTCTCTCTAAATCCAACACCCATTTTAATATATTGTTTCTCACACTATCTATTATTCCTGTAAAACTATGTTTACCAAAAATCAACTTAGGCACCATACCATAATTATTTTTCGAAAAGTATCTTTGCACATCCACTGAAAAATCTCGCGATAACACACCGTCACTTGACGCAAAACCCTCTATTTCTGAAATCTTTTCACGTATTGCAACATTATTAAATGAATCATATTGTTTTTGATTTTCCCACAAGACATCACACCAACCATGATAGGGATTATAATATTTCGCTTCTCCTGCTATAAATCTATATTTAGGAATCATGCTTGAATCAACATCTTTATATCCGTTCAATTCATTATTGATCCATTCTTCAAACTCTTGAACATCTAATTTTATAGCTACAGCCAAAGCTGTACGCAATAAATCAGTTATAGATATATTGTTATTTAGTGCTTTTTGTTCTAAATATATTATCAAGCTCATTTTACATAACTCCAAAGATTCATCATGATAAACAATACATCTTCATCAAAAATCATATTTGTACTGCAAAGTAAATTCTACTAATGATATAGTAACATTTTTATCCTTTTATTATACTACAAAACATATAGATTAAACAAACTTTTAAGGCGTGTTTCAAAAACGTCAAGAAATATATATTTCTTCTCCTTATCCTGCTCCTTTAGGCTTTGTCCTATCATCTTTACCATAGAGGATTTTCCCGATCCCCAGCTGCCGGAAACACCAATGGATATGGGATTGTTCCCAGATTCGATAATCATATCCGCTACTATCTGCGATATTACGGAAAAATGCAAGTAATCAGTTTGAGTTTCAACATCATTCCACATAATCGTAATTTCCTTTTCAAAAAATGATCTAGAGCGACGAAGGCGAAAAATGCCCTCTGCTAACTGTTTAGCTGCACCAGTTCGTGGCAATTAGAATAGTCTGGTGGAAGTCCTGTATTATAGAGTTTATTGATGGTTAGTCTGTATATAACTAAATTTGTAAGCATGTATCTCCAAGATGAATAAACACAAACTTCACTTTCATTTCATCCCACTTGAACCTTTGGTTGCAATAATTATCTATCGCAGTAATATAACTATCCATTAACGAAACAGATAAACAAACTCTCTTCAATTCATCGTTAAGTATACGAGCTATCCTTGGACTCTCGGACGTAATCTGTTTGTTTGAACTTAAATAGGTATGAGTTTCTAACTGCTTTTGTAAATTATAATATTCAGTTTCATTGATAGCAAGCCTTAATCTGATTCCAGCCAGTAAGATTGGCTGCATCTTCGACAATGACTCTATACGGAACCTTCCATGTTCAATCATCAAAGAATCATTGCCATGCTCGAATGTTGCATAGTCTGTCAGTTGCAATGCGTTCATTTCACACTGAATCATCCTTATACTCTCATCAAACAAGTTAGCAGGAACTTGCCATTCACAATGTTTTAGGTAATCTTCTATGTTTATTCTCATTTGCATAAGTGCCTGATATAAATAAACACTTTGATAAAAAAGATATTCCTCTGTATTTGTCTTTACGCTCAGGTATTTTTGGACTTCGCAAAAGACAACTACAAGCATACTCGCAAATACGCCACCAAACAGTGTAATAAGAAAATTATTGGGTATCCACATAGAATCGATTGATATAAAATGCCCTTCAAGATTTACTGAAACAACATAGGTAAGCACCAAGAAAACTAAAGATGCCCTACTGCAATACTTTATTACCTTTATGCTTTCACGCATCAGTCCATCCTCCCAAGTATAATTATGTAAATTAGAAAACTCAAAGCCGACTATTTGCCTGCCTCGAGACTTGGCACATTATTCAATGTGCCCCCACCATTTGTAGCAAAAGCTGTTGCGAATGAGTAGCCCCCCATCTCAGTTTGATGTTTCAAATGTACAATAGTACTTGGAAAGAAGGTGAACATCATGCTGAGATTGCCTAAAGACGGCTCCCACGCTGCTTATAAGCAGCTCCTCTCCCAACGCATTCACAACAGCCACCTCAAGCGCTTCGACAAGAAGAAGCGCAAGCTGGCAGCCAGGCTCCTGGCTCTTGATCTTTCACCGATTGACGAAATCATGCGCCCCTTTCTACTCAGAGGAAGGTCGTCCTGCATGAATCCCTTCCTCGATGCTGCGTTCCTACTTGCTTTCCATCTGCCTTAAGTCTACTTCCCTTGTTGACTGGGCCGAGCGTCTGCGGTCCGATGAGTCTCTGGCCATACTTTCAGGCTTTTCCCCCGACCATACACCGTCCTTCGCCTCTTTTTATGACTTCTTCCACCGCTTATGGCCAGGCTGCAACAATTTCTTGCCTCACCTGCGCTATCGCAGGAAGAAATCGCCTAAAGGTAAAGGCAATGGTGAAAAGTCTCCGTCCTTCGACAAAGATCATGCTGCCACCATCATCAAATATTTCGATGGGCATGGTGCCGGAGGCATCCTCAAGAGCAATCTTTCCATCATCGGTAAAATCTTCAGCCGTATCTTCTTGGCCGGCTCAGTGCACAAAGGTCTTCTGAATACCAAGAAGTTGGTTCTGGCTGGTGACAGCACTCCCGTTGTGGTCTCAAACCGTGAGCGCAGCCACTCGACCTGTGACTGCCATAAGCAGGGCATCGACAAGTGCTGCCGCAAGCGCTGGTTCTCCCAGCCCGATGCCAATTGGGGCTGGGATTCGTCCAGAAATTTCTTCTACTACGGCTATAACCTCTATCTCTTCACAGATGCCAACTCCGGACTGCCTGTCTTCCCTGTCCTGGAGCGTGCTTCCCGCCATGACCTTCCTGCCATGCTGCACGGACTGGCCTGCATCAAGGCGTTTTTCTCTGACTGGAATATTTCCGCTTTGATCCTTGATTCTGCACACGATGCAGCCGCCGTGTACAAGATGTGCAGCAAAAGCGGCATAACGCCCTTCATAGACTTGAACCCTCGCGGTACGAAATCTGCTGAGGACAAGGGATATACCGTTGGAGATGACGGTGTGCCAATCTGCCTTCTGGGACTTCCCATGAAGTCCAATGGCACTGACAAGAAGCGGCACAGAGCCAAATATATTTGCCCGAAGACAAAATACGCAGAAAGGCTTTGCCTGTGCGACAATCGCTGCACAAAATCCACTTATGGACATGTTGTAAATATAAACCTCAAGGATGACCCACGGCTTTTCTGCGACCCTCCACAAGGTTCGCCTCAATGGAAGCAAGCCTACAACAAGCGCACATCTGCTGAACGGGCCAACAAACGCATAAAGATTGACGGACTGCTGGAAGAAGGGCGCCATCGCTCATCCATGATGTGGTATATTTGATTATTCGCCATACTGTCCGTCATTCACATAGATGATTGGCATGAGCGCAAATGTGAGAGTGCATGAACCCTGAAAAAAATTCAATTTTTCAGGGCTGGGTATCCTGCGCCAATTTTTCCATACACTTTCAAGCTACGGTATTCCAACCTTGTATAAGGGCATTTCACATCACCTCAATACCGATGATTGCCAATTCTCATTTAGATTGCCGAGGTTTTCTAATTCACATAATATTACTCATAGCTATACAAATACAGTTCATCCGGGCATATATCTTGCCCATCTGGCCAGATAACAGTATAACCGTCCGTCTTTACCGCTTTAAAATATGCAATATTTCTCAATTGACCATACCAATCACCCTTGATGTATGGCTTGACATCAAACTTTTTTTCTTCACCATTATCAAACTTAACATAAATAATATAATCATCACTTGGCGTAACAGAAATCGCTGTTGGTCGAAGCATATCTATCTCTCCTTTTTATCTTAAAGGATCAATTTTAAAGTATCCCTCACCGGCAGAAAGCATTCTCCAATTCGCTGCAAGTTCGTCTTCATGGATTGCCATCCATCCCTCCAACATCTTCAATTGTTTTTTAGGAAACTCTCCCTCTAATATTTCTCCATCTAAAGCAATGACAATCTCAAAATCACCATAAAGAGCATGTATATGCGCTTTGTGATGTTTCCCTCCAAGTTCACATTGCATTCTAACAATTATTCCAAAAAACATTGACAAAGCAGGCATTATCTATCCATCTCCCTATGAGCAAGAACAAAAATATCTCTTTGCCTAAAGTTTAGCACAAAAAAATGAAATTTTCTATATAATTTCAAACCAGAATAACCTCTGTGCCTCCCTCTTTCAGCTCCTGCACCAGGCTGGGCTCGGCGCCGCTGTCGGTGACCACGGCTTCAATCTCCGGGAGCCTGGCCACAATCTCAAAGAAGTCGCCGCCAAGCTTGGCATGGTCTGCTGCCACAATCACATGGCGGGACTGGCGGATAAGCACCCGCTTGGTCTCCGCATCTGCATAGTCCGGCACAGTGAGGCCATGCTGGGCGTCAATGCCGTTGGCTCCCAGAAAAAGGTAATCTATGCGGAAGCGCTGGATAAAATCCGTGGTCAACAGGCCATTGAAGCCGCGAATATCCTCGTTGAACTCCCCGGGCACCATGATGAGCCTGATTCCCTTGGCAGTACTCAGGACCTGGGCTGTATCCAGGGAATTGGTCAGCACGGTGATGTTCTTCTTGCCCCGCAATGCCTCGGCAATGCGCTCAGCCGTGGAACCGCAGTCGATAAAAACCGCATTGCCTTCACTGACCATGGCAGCACACCTTTCAGCTATGCGCTGTTTTTCCAAGGGCAGCTGTGTCTGACGGAACTTCAGGCTGTAGATGACAGCCGTGCCGTGATTCAGGGCAGCTCCCCCGCGGATTAAGGTCACCAGTCCCTGGCTGGCCATGAATTCAAAATCCCGCCGGATAGTCATGGCAGATACATTCAGTTCCCGGCACAGATCTGCCGTGTAGCCTGTATGATTAGCTTCCAGATATTTGAGTATTTCTTCCCGCCTTGCAGACGCCTTCATGAAAGGCAGCCTCCCTTCTGACATATACGCCAGATTTTGTTATTTTTTATTGTTATTTTAACATATTTAACCTATAAAAATTAACAAAACTGCTCATTTTATCTTTAAAAGTAACAAAAACTGGTATTTTCAGCTTGTAACAGCACATAGACCTTGCTACAATACAGTCAAGAAAACGACATCATCCGGATGCAGAAACTGAAAACAATCAATCGTTATACCGAAAGGAAGATTACCATGAAAACCATCCTTGTTTCCAACAGTTCTCTTGCAGCTGTCCTGAAAGAAGCCCTGGCAGAATACACCTGCCGTCCCACCTGCGAAGCCTTCTGCTTCAAGCATCCTGCCCACATGGAAACAGCAGAGAAATTGGCAGCTTATCTGAAGACCTGTGAGGAACAGAATCCCAATGAAACATATCTTGTCCTCGCCGACACCTTCGACTCTACTGCCTGCATCGAGACAGTACTTCTTCTTGAACAGCTTGGCCTCAAAGACCGTGCTGTCGTCTACACCGGCGCCAGCCTCCCCATGCTGCTGCAGCTCTATGACGAAGACGAGCTGGCAGAGGATATGGATGCCTGGAGAAAACTCCAGCCCCTCCTGCGCCATGCAGCATAAATATTACTATTTCCTTATATACGCAAAAATCCCTCACCCGCAGGTGAGGGATAAATTTTTGTCTGTATGACAATTAGCCCAGGATAACCAGGGAATCATGCACCTTGACGCTCTGGCCAGCGGTGACGTTGAAGGTCTTGACCACGCCGTCAGCATCAGCTGCAATCTCGTTCTGCATCTTCATGGCCTCAAGGATGAGGAGCACGTCGCCAGCCTTCACAGCCTGACCCTCGGAAGCAACCAGCTTCACGATCTTGCCGGGCATGGGAGCATCGATGGAGTGCTCGCCAGCGCCTGCAGCCACAGCAGCCTTAGCAGGAGCTGCGGGAGCAGCCGGAGCCGGTGCAGGAGCTGCCTTAGGAGCCGGTGCAGCAGCCTTGGGAGCAGCGGCAGCCTGGCTCTTTACTTCCTCAACCTCAACCTCATAAGCGGTGCCATTGACGGTAATATTGAACTTTTTCATGCTTATTCCTCCAAACTTATCTCTTTACTTGCGGTTAGTGCGGGCAGACATAATCCAGGCATTACTGGGCTTGATGCGGACAGCGCGGACTTTGCCGCCGCCCATCATCTGCACGGCGGCTGAAATAGCTGCCACCACTTCCGGGCTGATTTCTTTGGAACTCATGGTATTTACCTCCCTGAATGAACGGGACAGGACCTCTCCTCAGTTATCTTAGAGAGGAATATTGCCGTGCTTCTTGGCAGGGCCGGACTCGCGCTTGCTGGCGAGAGCGTTGAGGGCCGTGATGACATAGGGACGAGTCTCGGAAGGCTCGATGACCTGGTCTACATAGCCGCGCTCTGCTGCCACGTACGGAGTAGCGAAGTTCTCCACATACTCTGCGGTCTTGGCTTCTTTGTCCGGATCCTTGCGGAAGATGATGTTGGCTGCGCCTGCAGGGCCCATGACCGCAATCTCGGAAGTAGGCCATGCCATGACCTGGTCAGCTCCCAGCTCGCGGCAGCACATGGCGATGTAGGAGCCGCCATAAGCCTTGCGGGTGATGACCGTGACCTTGGGCACAGTAGCCTCGCTGTAAGCGTAGAGCATCTTGGCGCCGTGGCGGATGATGCCGTTGTACTCCTGGTCTACGCCCGGCAGGAAGCCCGGCACGTCAACCAGGTTCACCAGCGGGAGATTGAAGGCATCGCAGAAGCGGATGAAGCGTGCTGCCTTGTCGGAAGCATCCACATCCAGGCAGCCAGCCATGACATTGGGCTGGTTGGCAATGATGCCTACGCTGCGGCCATCAAAGCGGGCGAAGCAGGTGATGATGTTGGTGGCGAAATGCTGATGCACTTCGTAGAACTCGCCGTTATCCACAATGCCGCGGATGACGTCCTTCATATCGTAAGGAGCATTCGGATTGTCAGGCACTACGCTGTTCAGAGCTTCGTCCTGACGGTCCGGATCATCGCCAGTATCAACAATAGGAGCATCCTCCATGTTGTTGCTGGGGAGGAAGGAAAGGAGGTAACGGATCTGCTCGATGCAGTCGTCCTCGTTCTCAGCGGCGAAGTGAGCCACACCGCTGCGGCTGTTGTGGGTCATGGCGCCGCCCAGGGCTTCTGCCGTGACTTCCTCTGCGGTGACGGACTTGATGACCGCCGGGCCGGTGATGAACATCTGGCTGGTGTTCTTCACCATGTAGATGAAGTCCGTGATAGCCGGGCTGTATACAGCACCGCCTGCGCAGGGTCCCATGATGACGGAAATCTGGGGGATCACGCCGGAAGCTGCGGTGTTGCGGAAGAAGATGCCGCCGTAACCGGACAGAGCGTCAACAGCCTCCTGAATGCGGGCGCCGCCGGAATCGTTGATGCCGATGCAGGGAGCCCCCATCTTCATGGCCAGGTCCATGACCTTCCAGATCTTATGGGCGTGCTTCTCACCAAGAGAGCCGCCCTCTACGGTGAAGTCCTGAGCGAAGGCATAGACCAGACGCCCATCCACCGTGCCGTAACCGGTAACAACGCCCTCACCCGGCAGGTCCTTCTTGTCCTGGCCGAAGTTGGTGCAGCGATGCTTCATAAACATATCAAGCTCTACGAAAGAGTCAGGGTCGAAAAGCTTCTCAATGCGCTCCCGGGCAGTGTACTTGCCCTTGGCATGCTGCTTCTCGATGCGGGCAGCGCCGCCGCCCTGCATGATGTGCTCTTTCTTAGCTTTCATCAAATCAATTTTCTCTTGAACTGTAGCCATTATATCCCTCCTAGAGAATATCACGCTTCTCTTATTTTGCACTATCCGGCACAAAATTGCAAGCTTATTTATGACTAGGTATCAAATAACTGTGGCTTAGGAAGCCATAGGCTGCATCAATCGTGCTGGCAGAGTTCCAAGAGAATGCCGGAGGATTTCGGATGGATGAAGGCGATCATAGCGCCGCCTGCGCCCTTGCGGGGTTTCTCATCGATGAGGCGCACGCCCTTCTCCTTGAGGTCAGCCAGAGCCTGCTCAAGGTTGTCCACGCGGATAGCCACATGCTGGATGCCGCAGCGGCCGCCGTTCTTCTCAAGGTACTTGGCAATGGGGCTGTCCTCGGAGGTAGCCTCCAGCAGCTCGAACTCAGCACCGTTGGGAGTGGGGAAGAAACCAGTGGTGACCTTCTGTTCCTCCACCGTCTCGTCCTTGGTATGGGGCAGGCCCAGGATATCGCTCCAGAAAGTGCCGGCCTCAGCCAGGTTCGGAACAGCAACACCAATATGATCTACGCCAAGAATCTTAAACATAGTAATCCTCCTAACTAAAATACATCTATATCACTTGAGCATCTCGCTCATGATATCTGAAACAAGGCTGTAGGGATCTGTCTCCCTCTTCTTCAGGCTTTCCACAAAGCCATCCATTCGGCCTTCCGTGTGCTCCTTGATGCGCTTCTCAATGCCAGCGCTCAAAATATCCAGCAGCTCGTCTTTGGCCCGCTTGGTCCGGCGGCGATTCAGTTCGCCATTGCCTTCGATGTAAGCCCGATGCTTTGCCACATCTGCCAGCAAGAGGTCAATGCCCTCATTGCGGCTTGCCACCACCTTGGAAATGGGAGGCCGCCAGTCAGTCATGAGGCTGTCCAGGTCAAGCATCATGTTGATTTCCTTGACCAATTTGTCCGCCCCGTCCAAATCGGATTTGTTGACGGTGAAGAGGTCGCCGATTTCCAAAATGCCTGCCTTGATGGCCTGGATGTCATCACCCATGCCGGGAATGAGGACTACCACAGTGGTGTCCGCCGCTTTCACGATGTCCACCTCAGACTGGCCCACCCCCACGGTCTCCACGATGATGATGTCCTTGCCAAAGGCATCCAGGGCCTTCACCGCATCAGCGGTCTTATGGGAAAGGCCGCCCAGGCTGCCACGGGTGCCCATGCTGCGGATGAAGACCCCTTCGTCCAGGGTCAGGGAATTCATGCGGATGCGGTCCCCCAGGATGGCGCCCCCCGTAAAGGGGCT is a genomic window containing:
- a CDS encoding carboxyl transferase domain-containing protein is translated as MATVQEKIDLMKAKKEHIMQGGGAARIEKQHAKGKYTARERIEKLFDPDSFVELDMFMKHRCTNFGQDKKDLPGEGVVTGYGTVDGRLVYAFAQDFTVEGGSLGEKHAHKIWKVMDLAMKMGAPCIGINDSGGARIQEAVDALSGYGGIFFRNTAASGVIPQISVIMGPCAGGAVYSPAITDFIYMVKNTSQMFITGPAVIKSVTAEEVTAEALGGAMTHNSRSGVAHFAAENEDDCIEQIRYLLSFLPSNNMEDAPIVDTGDDPDRQDEALNSVVPDNPNAPYDMKDVIRGIVDNGEFYEVHQHFATNIITCFARFDGRSVGIIANQPNVMAGCLDVDASDKAARFIRFCDAFNLPLVNLVDVPGFLPGVDQEYNGIIRHGAKMLYAYSEATVPKVTVITRKAYGGSYIAMCCRELGADQVMAWPTSEIAVMGPAGAANIIFRKDPDKEAKTAEYVENFATPYVAAERGYVDQVIEPSETRPYVITALNALASKRESGPAKKHGNIPL
- the mce gene encoding methylmalonyl-CoA epimerase is translated as MFKILGVDHIGVAVPNLAEAGTFWSDILGLPHTKDETVEEQKVTTGFFPTPNGAEFELLEATSEDSPIAKYLEKNGGRCGIQHVAIRVDNLEQALADLKEKGVRLIDEKPRKGAGGAMIAFIHPKSSGILLELCQHD
- the meaB gene encoding methylmalonyl Co-A mutase-associated GTPase MeaB, producing the protein MDIAKELLAGNRLALSRAITAIENEYDEATEIMRELYPHTGHAYVLGITGPPGAGKSTMTEKIAKAYRDQGKTVGIIAVDPTSPFTGGAILGDRIRMNSLTLDEGVFIRSMGTRGSLGGLSHKTADAVKALDAFGKDIIIVETVGVGQSEVDIVKAADTTVVVLIPGMGDDIQAIKAGILEIGDLFTVNKSDLDGADKLVKEINMMLDLDSLMTDWRPPISKVVASRNEGIDLLLADVAKHRAYIEGNGELNRRRTKRAKDELLDILSAGIEKRIKEHTEGRMDGFVESLKKRETDPYSLVSDIMSEMLK